A window from Paucidesulfovibrio gracilis DSM 16080 encodes these proteins:
- a CDS encoding FAD:protein FMN transferase — protein sequence MSGIGNNSLMHGAASMSRRGFLRTGLALGLGLALPVWVPLRADAATAPRSDYWEATRFLLGTYVTVCGVHADQDCAEQAIDAVFFEIERLSGLLNRHDAGSELAELNRSGQLSHASPELIHVVDRALVLNRLSQGVFDPSVAPLVDLMRSSGAYDPDPALLRQTLELIGASQIRLDGGRVGLAGQGMALTLDGIGKGYIVDQASRVMSAMGVGDHLINAGGDIFAAGRPSRERGWRVALQDPSGKQRSRTVLELTNQAVATSGAYEQTWGAGRHHIVRPDSGICPGRNASVSVTAPTVMEADALATTLFLGSAHDGLRLVDSLPGRECLIIGVDQGRIGSRHWRRLEVSSQA from the coding sequence ATGAGTGGAATCGGGAATAATTCGTTGATGCATGGTGCTGCTTCCATGAGTCGACGTGGGTTTTTACGCACTGGGCTGGCCTTGGGGCTGGGACTGGCCCTGCCCGTGTGGGTACCGTTGCGTGCTGATGCTGCAACCGCTCCCCGCTCTGATTACTGGGAAGCAACGCGTTTTTTGTTGGGAACGTATGTGACCGTGTGCGGGGTGCATGCCGATCAAGATTGCGCCGAGCAAGCGATAGACGCGGTTTTTTTTGAAATTGAGCGACTGTCCGGATTGTTGAATCGTCACGATGCCGGGTCCGAGCTTGCCGAATTGAATCGATCCGGGCAATTGTCCCATGCATCACCCGAGTTGATTCATGTCGTGGATCGTGCGCTGGTTCTGAACCGGTTGTCCCAGGGAGTGTTCGACCCCAGCGTGGCTCCGCTGGTGGATCTCATGCGTTCGTCGGGCGCGTATGATCCGGATCCGGCACTATTGCGGCAAACTTTGGAATTGATCGGCGCGTCACAGATTCGCCTGGATGGAGGGCGCGTAGGTTTGGCAGGGCAGGGCATGGCTTTGACCCTGGACGGCATCGGCAAGGGGTATATCGTGGATCAGGCCTCCCGTGTGATGTCGGCCATGGGCGTGGGGGATCATTTGATCAACGCGGGCGGAGATATCTTTGCTGCGGGCCGTCCCTCTCGGGAGCGCGGCTGGCGGGTCGCATTGCAGGATCCGTCAGGGAAACAGCGTTCCCGGACGGTATTGGAGTTGACGAATCAGGCCGTGGCCACTTCTGGAGCGTATGAGCAAACCTGGGGCGCTGGGCGACATCATATCGTACGCCCTGACTCCGGCATATGTCCGGGTCGCAACGCTTCTGTGAGCGTGACCGCACCAACGGTCATGGAGGCGGACGCTCTGGCCACGACATTGTTTCTGGGATCGGCCCACGATGGGCTGCGATTGGTGGACAGTCTGCCGGGCCGGGAATGCCTGATCATTGGCGTTGACCAGGGACGGATCGGCTCCCGCCACTGGAGGCGGCTGGAGGTGTCGTCGCAAGCATAG